A single region of the Halorussus gelatinilyticus genome encodes:
- a CDS encoding helicase C-terminal domain-containing protein, whose protein sequence is MNPDRIFDEFPAPSYRGNQRAALEDVRDAFEEGNDVVLVRAPTGSGKSLLARAIAGCARTPDDAAPSDATGAYYTTPQVSQLDDVAEDDLLDDLKIIRGKRNYSCILPGETDTPVDRAPCAREKGYDCSVKHRCPYFSDRAIASNREIAAMTLAYFMRTAGSEVFRKRDCVVIDEAHGLAEWAEMYAAIDLNPRTVPIWDDLNVPDISDVDRAVEYADRLQNRCRREKDELIARQELDPHEAAERDRLQELIGELDWFVEDYRDSESATTWVVDQPDGQGSGITIKPMNPERYLSHTVWERGNKFALLSATILNKAAFCRQVGLDPANVALVDVGHTFPVENRPLYDVTQGKMTYEHRDETLPKIARTVVRVMQEHRGEKGIVHAHSYAIQERLADRLDDFGVGDRIRTHDKDDRDAQLESWKATDGEEVFLSVKMEEALDLKGDLARWQVVCKAPFLNTNDSRVAHRLEEGQWAWYYRAALRTVIQACGRVVRSPDDYGATYLADSSLLQVFDRAETDTPDWFREQVERVSRPDLPEFDPRRASESAAGAGTTGRRARSRSCGRSESSSGGSPASGGTSSGGQSASGRSSGESSGTETESSTGRKSPMADVWDDSV, encoded by the coding sequence GTGAACCCCGACCGGATTTTCGACGAGTTCCCCGCGCCCTCCTATCGGGGCAACCAGCGTGCGGCCCTCGAAGACGTCAGGGACGCCTTCGAAGAGGGCAACGACGTCGTGTTGGTACGCGCGCCGACCGGGAGCGGCAAGTCGCTGCTGGCGCGCGCCATCGCGGGGTGCGCCCGGACGCCCGACGACGCCGCGCCGAGCGACGCGACCGGTGCCTACTACACCACGCCGCAGGTCTCGCAACTGGACGACGTGGCCGAGGACGACCTGCTGGACGACCTCAAAATCATCCGGGGCAAGCGAAACTACTCGTGCATCCTGCCGGGCGAGACGGACACGCCGGTCGATAGGGCGCCCTGCGCCCGCGAGAAGGGCTACGACTGCTCGGTGAAACACCGCTGTCCGTACTTCTCGGACCGCGCTATCGCGAGCAACCGCGAAATCGCGGCGATGACGCTGGCGTACTTCATGCGCACCGCCGGGTCGGAGGTGTTCCGCAAGCGCGACTGCGTGGTGATAGACGAGGCCCACGGTCTCGCGGAGTGGGCCGAGATGTACGCGGCCATCGACCTGAACCCCCGGACGGTGCCCATCTGGGACGACCTGAACGTGCCCGATATTTCGGACGTGGACCGCGCCGTCGAGTACGCCGACCGGCTCCAGAACCGGTGTCGCAGGGAGAAAGACGAACTCATCGCCCGGCAGGAACTCGACCCCCACGAGGCCGCCGAGCGCGACCGATTGCAGGAACTCATCGGCGAGTTGGACTGGTTCGTGGAGGACTACCGCGACTCGGAGAGCGCGACGACGTGGGTCGTGGACCAGCCGGACGGTCAGGGGAGCGGGATTACGATAAAGCCGATGAACCCCGAGCGCTACCTCAGCCACACCGTCTGGGAGCGGGGCAACAAGTTCGCGCTCCTCTCGGCGACTATCCTGAACAAGGCGGCGTTCTGCCGGCAGGTCGGTCTCGACCCCGCGAACGTCGCGCTGGTGGACGTGGGCCACACCTTCCCGGTCGAGAACCGGCCGCTCTACGACGTGACGCAGGGGAAGATGACCTACGAACACCGCGACGAGACCCTGCCGAAAATCGCCCGCACGGTGGTCCGGGTGATGCAGGAACACCGCGGCGAGAAGGGCATCGTCCACGCTCACTCCTACGCGATTCAGGAGCGACTCGCCGACCGACTCGACGACTTCGGCGTCGGCGACCGAATCCGGACCCACGACAAGGACGACCGCGACGCCCAACTCGAATCGTGGAAAGCGACCGACGGCGAGGAGGTGTTCCTCTCGGTCAAGATGGAGGAGGCCCTCGACCTGAAGGGCGACCTCGCGCGCTGGCAGGTCGTCTGCAAGGCGCCGTTCCTCAACACCAACGACTCCAGAGTCGCCCATCGCCTCGAAGAGGGCCAGTGGGCGTGGTACTACCGGGCCGCGCTCCGGACCGTGATTCAGGCCTGCGGGCGAGTAGTTCGGTCGCCGGACGACTACGGCGCGACCTACCTCGCGGATTCGAGTCTCCTCCAGGTGTTCGACCGCGCAGAGACCGACACCCCCGACTGGTTCCGCGAGCAGGTCGAACGCGTGTCTCGCCCGGACCTGCCGGAGTTCGACCCCCGGAGAGCCAGCGAGTCGGCGGCCGGGGCGGGTACGACCGGACGACGCGCTCGCTCGCGCTCCTGCGGTCGTTCGGAGTCGTCGTCGGGCGGTAGCCCCGCTTCCGGCGGTACTTCTTCGGGCGGCCAGTCGGCGAGCGGTCGGTCCTCGGGGGAGTCGTCGGGGACCGAAACGGAGTCCTCGACCGGCCGAAAGAGTCCGATGGCGGACGTGTGGGACGACAGCGTGTAA
- a CDS encoding uracil-DNA glycosylase, with protein sequence MGEMDGLEVTDCTRCPELVDCRSRIVNGTGPADADLLFVGEGPGEQEDQQGEPFVGRSGTILDDKLRDRGLAREDVRITNCVRCRPPENRDPTSEELDNCWPYLESEIEQVDPEVIITLGKVPSEHLLDADVAVTKEAGSVRTAELGGAVRDVLVCVHPAATLYDRSQEETLDAALDKAAAMAGEDSGGQSQLGDF encoded by the coding sequence ATGGGAGAAATGGACGGCCTCGAAGTGACCGACTGCACGCGCTGTCCCGAACTCGTGGACTGCCGGAGCCGAATCGTCAACGGCACGGGTCCCGCCGACGCCGACCTCCTGTTCGTCGGCGAGGGACCCGGCGAGCAGGAAGACCAGCAGGGCGAACCGTTCGTCGGGCGGAGCGGCACGATTCTGGACGACAAGCTGCGCGACCGGGGACTCGCCCGCGAGGACGTGCGCATCACCAACTGCGTGCGGTGTCGCCCGCCGGAGAACCGCGACCCGACCAGCGAGGAGTTGGACAACTGCTGGCCCTACCTCGAATCGGAGATCGAGCAGGTGGACCCCGAGGTGATAATCACGCTCGGGAAAGTACCGAGCGAACACCTGCTGGACGCCGACGTCGCGGTCACGAAGGAGGCCGGGTCGGTCCGAACCGCCGAACTCGGCGGCGCGGTCCGGGACGTGCTCGTCTGCGTCCACCCCGCGGCGACGCTCTACGACCGCAGCCAAGAGGAGACGCTGGACGCCGCCCTCGACAAGGCGGCCGCGATGGCCGGCGAGGACTCGGGCGGTCAGTCGCAACTCGGCGACTTCTGA
- a CDS encoding DUF7561 family protein, which yields MAKQPCDGCGEQVKIAGGIANLWTLEHDATGGMTLEFDSDGTEHFLCFDCIDRLPDDPRVEDVRALRDS from the coding sequence ATGGCCAAGCAACCCTGCGACGGATGCGGCGAGCAGGTCAAAATCGCGGGCGGCATCGCCAACCTCTGGACCTTGGAACACGACGCGACCGGCGGGATGACCTTGGAGTTCGACTCCGACGGGACCGAACACTTCCTCTGTTTCGACTGCATCGACCGACTCCCCGACGACCCGCGAGTCGAGGACGTGCGAGCCCTCCGCGACTCGTAG
- a CDS encoding cupredoxin domain-containing protein encodes MGDSGRETPATDESTDRTTSNPSANRRSVLRALGGAGALAAFSGTSAASELAASVADATDARSPAEARERAQQDGEIDPVWGFPALSEDADPPTSPDHEVQLQIRPRDAPIPEFVFEPTGLYVEPGDTVRFSYESPHHTVTAYHPAFGYLQRVPDEVPPFSAPALPQDGYWLYTFDRSGVYDLHCAPHEIFGHAMRIVVGSPSGPAADPLPDLCAGGETTTGTAVTTVPEGEAEGGQTATETGGEGGGEPELEPPRLTAYTVLSDPALDPDAIVDENRVSWDDLAPESKQLFVQIQGFPPC; translated from the coding sequence ATGGGGGATTCCGGACGCGAGACACCGGCGACCGACGAATCGACCGACCGAACGACGTCAAATCCGAGTGCGAACCGCCGGAGCGTCCTGCGCGCGCTGGGCGGTGCGGGCGCGCTCGCGGCGTTCTCGGGCACGAGCGCGGCCAGCGAGCTCGCGGCGTCCGTCGCGGACGCGACGGACGCGCGCAGTCCCGCGGAGGCCCGCGAGCGAGCGCAACAGGACGGCGAAATCGACCCGGTCTGGGGGTTCCCGGCGCTGTCCGAGGACGCCGACCCGCCGACCAGCCCCGACCACGAGGTGCAACTCCAGATTCGGCCGCGCGACGCGCCGATTCCGGAGTTCGTCTTCGAACCGACCGGGCTGTACGTCGAGCCGGGCGACACGGTGCGGTTTAGCTACGAGTCGCCCCACCACACCGTGACGGCGTACCACCCGGCGTTCGGCTACCTCCAGCGCGTGCCCGACGAGGTGCCGCCGTTCTCGGCCCCGGCGCTCCCGCAGGACGGCTACTGGCTCTACACGTTCGACCGGAGCGGGGTCTACGACCTCCACTGCGCGCCCCACGAGATATTCGGTCACGCGATGCGCATCGTCGTCGGGTCGCCGAGCGGCCCGGCGGCAGACCCGCTCCCGGACCTCTGCGCCGGAGGAGAGACCACGACCGGAACCGCGGTGACGACGGTCCCGGAGGGCGAAGCGGAAGGCGGGCAGACGGCCACCGAGACCGGCGGCGAGGGCGGCGGCGAACCGGAACTCGAACCGCCGCGACTCACGGCCTACACGGTGCTGTCGGACCCGGCGCTCGACCCCGACGCCATCGTGGACGAGAATCGCGTCTCGTGGGACGACCTCGCGCCCGAGAGCAAGCAGTTGTTCGTCCAGATTCAGGGCTTCCCGCCGTGCTGA